From Cucumis melo cultivar AY chromosome 1, USDA_Cmelo_AY_1.0, whole genome shotgun sequence, a single genomic window includes:
- the LOC103492556 gene encoding AT-hook motif nuclear-localized protein 25-like: MSDLNSAVHGDSSRYADQFLGSELQLQNFSQTHLGDPNISPETHQQNLNSADSNTPTSGGSSTRRPRGRPAGSKNKPKPPVIVTRDSPYAMRSLVLEVPAGYDVVESISSYATRRRHGVCILGGTGAVTNVKLRQPAAPSGTAMSFRGTFEIVSLTGTALPSSGAGGLTIYLTGGPGQREGQVIGGSVLGPLTASSPVILMVASFTNAVSDRLPPDEAEPPVQVHPSTSSSSGGGGQLGDIGSFNFRDNGYRWNNNTSRPPTTL; the protein is encoded by the exons ATGTCCGATCTGAACTCCGCCGTCCACGGCGACTCCTCTCGCTACGCCGATCAATTTCTCGGTTCAGAGCTCCAACTTCAAAATTTCTCACAAACCCATCTTGGCGATCCTAATATATCCCCGGAAACTCACCAGCAAAATCTCAATTCGGCCGATTCAAACACTCCCACCAGCGGCGGTTCATCCACGCGCCGCCCTCGTGGCCGCCCCGCCGGCTCCAAGAACAAGCCAAAACCGCCGGTGATCGTAACACGTGACAGCCCCTACGCTATGAGGTCGCTCGTGCTAGAGGTCCCTGCAGGCTATGATGTGGTGGAATCCATCTCGAGTTACGCCACCCGCCGCCGCCACGGCGTTTGCATTCTCGGCGGCACTGGCGCCGTCACGAACGTCAAGTTGCGTCAGCCGGCGGCTCCTTCGGGTACTGCTATGAGTTTTCGTGGAACGTTTGAGATTGTGTCTCTGACTGGTACGGCGTTGCCGTCATCGGGTGCCGGAGGTCTAACGATTTATTTGACCGGCGGGCCAGGGCAACGGGAAGGGCAGGTCATCGGAGGAAGCGTCCTCGGGCCATTGACAGCATCGAGTCCAGTTATATTGATGGTGGCATCGTTTACGAATGCGGTGTCTGATCGGCTACCGCCGGACGAGGCAGAGCCGCCGGTGCAAGTTCACCCATCGACGTCGTCATCTTCAG GTGGTGGCGGCCAGCTTGGAGACATCGGAAGCTTCAACTTTCGTGACAATGGTTACAGGTGGAACAACAATACATCAAGACCTCCGACGACATTGTGA
- the LOC127150213 gene encoding uncharacterized protein LOC127150213, whose translation MSYRRSSFMETDDMFLQFEEDLDNIAGGSSSVGDNTGSSSQQTTPTPRRRAQSRLLELERHVAINGRIPMTIAPGAEKPISPHAVRFSQAIGVCVRKTFPVRCLKWTDVGREYIEVVKGDLQRFFVLDFNDQAMNRFVEHQMLTTFKEFRADCHKHFKKYSDPEEARANPPNALVGRDEDWHFLCDHYISRAFQEQSRTNKAARQKQPYNHSSGSKSFLQRQYELAERRGQPVDRVELFRETHVRAGTFVSQAAEDAHNQMLELQSQPTPEGSQPLSEDEICDQVLGRRPGYSKGLGWGPKPKARRTASASSSSTSCSQSTQKEIELQAKLHEALERIEVQDRNHQALASQVEAMKKMIEDLTRAQQGPPHDP comes from the exons atgtcatatcgacgatcaagttttatggagacggacgatatgttcctccagtttgaggaggatttagataacattgcgggagggtcgtcatctgtgggcgacaatacgg ggtcttcttctcaacaaacgaccccgactcctaggagacgtgcgcagtctcgactcttggagttagagcgccacgttgcaataaatgggcgcattccgatgacgatcgcccctggagcggagaagcctatttctccacacgccgttcgcttcagccaagcgataggcgtgtgcgtgcgaaagacatttcccgtccgctgtcttaagtggacggacgttgggagagaatacattgaggtcgtcaagggcgacctccag cgattctttgtgcttgatttcaacgatcaagcaatgaacaggtttgttgagcatcagatgctcacgacctttaaagagttccgggccgactgtcataaacatttcaaaaagtacagcgacccggaggaggctcgtgccaacccaccaaacgcattggttggacgtgatgaggattggcacttcctctgcgaccattatatcagccgtgcattccag gagcaatcacggacaaacaaggctgctcgacagaagcagccttacaatcatagtagcgggtcgaagtcgtttctacaacgacagtatgagctcgctgaaagaagagggcagccggtcgatcgtgtggaattgttccgggaaacacacgttcgagctgggacattcgtgtcgcaggccgccgaggatgcgcat aatcaaatgctggaactccaatcccagcctaccccagagggtagtcagccactctctgaggatgagatatgcgatcaggtgttgggtcgacgaccaggctactcaaaaggccttggttggggacccaagccgaaggcccgcagaacggcaagtgcaagcagttcgtcgacatcttgttcgcagtccacacaaaaagagattgaattacaagctaaacttcatgaagctttggaacggattgaagtacaagatagaaatcaccaagcattagcttcacaagtggaagctatgaaaaagatgattgaagacctaactcgtgcacaacagggaccaccacatgatccctag
- the LOC103492557 gene encoding 3-hydroxy-3-methylglutaryl-coenzyme A reductase 1-like, with the protein MDARCRSTKPTTVKAKPTTKTVDGDSTKASDALALPLYITNAVFFTLFFSVVYYLLSRWREKIRNSVPLHFVTPSEIISLLALVASFVYLIGFFGIDFVQSLFLRPSGDVWTTDEDDERSIVKDDSRKVPCGAALDSSVPHQVPSPVLSVPKSVDPLPVPIKLNEEDEEIVKSVVVGTTPSYSLEAKLGDCGRAAAIRREALQRITSKSLSGLPLDGFDYASILGQCCEMPIGYVQIPVGIAGPLLLDGREFSVPMATTEGCLVASTNRGCKAIHLSGGANSVLLKDGMTRAPVVRFATAKRAAQLKMFLEEPENFETLALVFNKSSRFARLQNIKCAIAGKNLYTRFSCSTGDAMGMNMVSKGVQNVLDFLQEDFPDMDVIGISGNFCSDKKPAAVNWIEGRGKSVVCEAVIKGDVVRKVLKTNVEALVELNMLKNLAGSAMAGALGGFNAHASNIVTAIYIATGQDPAQNVESSHCITMMEAVNDGRDLHVSVTMPSIEVGTVGGGTQLASQSACLNLLGVKGANRESPGSNSRLLATIVAGSVLAGELSLMAALAAGQLVKSHLKYNRSSRDIASVSSS; encoded by the exons ATGGACGCCCGCTGCCGATCGACGAAGCCGACGACCGTTAAGGCGAAGCCGACGACGAAAACCGTCGACGGTGATTCCACGAAGGCTTCAGACGCTTTGGCTCTCCCTCTGTACATCACCAACGCTGTCTTCTTCACGCTCTTTTTCTCCGTTGTGTATTATCTGCTCAGCCGGTGGCGGGAGAAGATCCGGAACTCTGTTCCTTTGCATTTCGTTACTCCGTCTGAGATTATTTCTCTCCTCGCTTTAGTCGCCTCGTTTGTATACCTTATCGGATTCTTCGGCATCGATTTCGTTCAGTCTCTGTTTCTCCGTCCGTCGGGGGACGTCTGGACTACGGATGAAGATGATGAGCGTTCCATTGTTAAAGATGATTCCCGGAAAGTGCCGTGTGGTGCGGCGCTTGATTCTTCTGTTCCTCATCAAGTCCCTTCTCCAGTTTTGTCCGTACCGAAGTCTGTTGATCCGTTGCCAGTTCCGATCAAACTAAACGAAGAAGATGAGGAAATCGTGAAATCCGTAGTGGTTGGGACTACTCCGTCATACTCTCTCGAAGCGAAGCTCGGTGACTGTGGTAGAGCTGCAGCAATCCGCCGGGAGGCCCTTCAGAGAATTACAAGTAAGTCTCTCTCCGGTTTGCCTCTAGACGGATTCGATTACGCTTCTATTTTAGGGCAGTGCTGTGAAATGCCAATCGGATACGTCCAGATTCCGGTAGGGATTGCAGGTCCGCTTCTTCTAGATGGAAGAGAGTTTTCAGTTCCAATGGCTACAACAGAGGGATGTTTAGTTGCGAGTACAAATCGAGGATGTAAAGCGATTCATCTATCTGGAGGAGCCAACAGCGTCTTGTTAAAAGATGGAATGACCAGAGCTCCGGTGGTGAGATTCGCCACAGCAAAGAGAGCCGCTCAATTGAAAATGTTTCTTGAAGAACCTGAAAATTTCGAAACTCTGGCTTTAGTCTTCAACAAATCAAGCCGATTCGCTAGATTACAAAACATCAAATGCGCCATTGCCGGTAAAAACTTATATACTCGATTCTCCTGCAGCACCGGCGACGCCATGGGAATGAACATGGTCTCAAAAGGCGTTCAGAACGTTCTTGATTTCTTGCAGGAGGATTTCCCTGACATGGATGTAATCGGCATCTCTG GAAATTTCTGTTCTGATAAGAAGCCGGCTGCGGTGAACTGGATTGAAGGAAGGGGGAAATCGGTGGTTTGTGAAGCGGTAATTAAAGGGGATGTGGTGAGGAAGGTTTTGAAGACGAACGTGGAGGCTTTGGTAGAACTTAATATGCTTAAAAATCTTGCTGGGTCCGCCATGGCTGGAGCTTTGGGTGGATTTAATGCTCATGCCAGTAATATTGTTACTGCCATTTACATAGCAACTGGGCAAGATCCTGCACAGAACGTGGAAAGTTCTCACTGCATTACAATGATGGAAGCTGTGAATGATGGCAGGGATCTTCACGTGTCCGTTACCATGCCTTCCATTGAG GTTGGTACAGTTGGTGGAGGCACACAACTAGCCTCCCAATCTGCTTGTCTGAATCTTCTTGGAGTTAAAGGTGCTAATAGAGAATCCCCAGGCTCAAACTCAAGGCTATTGGCCACCATTGTTGCTGGTTCTGTTCTTGCTGGAGAGCTCTCTCTAATGGCTGCTCTTGCGGCTGGACAATTAGTCAAAAGCCACTTGAAATACAACAGATCAAGCAGAGACATAGCCAGTGTTTCATCTTCCTAG